The nucleotide sequence TTGGGGAAGTACTGCTTCAGCGGCTACTAACAAAGACGACGATCATTTTGATGTAGCAGGAACTGGAATTTTAAATCTTATTACATCAACATTAAGTACAAAAGATTTTGAATCAGGTACTTTTACTTATTATCCAAACCCAGTTGAAGACATCCTTACTTTAAACTATGCAAACACTATTGATACTGTAGAGGTGTTTAATATTTTAGGGCAAAAAGTTTACGCTTCACAACCAAATGCAACTTCTACTCAATTAGATTTAAGCAATTTAAAAAGCGCTATCTATATTGTAAAGATTTCTTCAAATGGAAAAGCTGTTGCAGCACGTATTTATAAAAAATAATTAGTTTTTAATTAATTTTTTTCTAAGCCCTAATGAAACTTTATTCATTAGGGCTTTTTTTTGACTTTTAAAAGGAATTAAAAAAAAATCACATTCATACTTCACGATAAATCTTAATTAACTACTAGCATATTAATTGTAAATAACAAAACATAGGAATTAAACACTACTGACCAACGCTATTAAAAAATCAATCTAACATGCTAGGACTATTAAAGTTATATTAAAAAAAACAGTTAGCTAGAAAGAAAAAGCTATTTTATCTTTATTTATGAAATAGTTTTTATAAAAGTATCCTTTGTACGCATTTTAACAAAATACCCCATAAAAAAAGCGCCCTGTTGACACAGAACGCTTTATAAAATAGCTAACTAAAAATAGTTTTTATGAATTTGCTTCAGCAGCAATCAAGTTTAATGCTGAACCAGCCACAAACCAACCAATTTGGCTTGCATTATAGGTATGATTAGCTTTGATAAGATCTTTCGAACCATCAGCATGAACAAATTCTATTGTTAACGGTTTTCCTGGAGCAAAATCTACTAAATCAATAAAATTGATCGTATCATCTTCCTGAATTTTATCGTAATCCGCCTCGTTCGCAAAAGTCAACCCTAATAAACCTTGTTTTTTAAGGTTAGTTTCATGGATACGAGCAAATGATTTTACTAATACCGCTTTTACACCTAAGAAACGTGGTTCCATAGCCGCATGTTCACGAGAAGAACCTTCACCATAGTTATGATCCCCTACCACCACAGATGGCACGCCAGCAGCTTTGTACGCACGAGCTACAGCAGGAACTGCATCATACTCACCCGTCAATTGATTTTTAACTGAATTTGTATTTTGGTTAAAAGCATTTACAGCACCAATCAACATATTATTAGAAATATTATCCAAATGTCCACGGAAACGCAACCAAGGCCCAGCCATAGAAATATGGTCCGTAGTACATTTACCAAATGCCTTTATTAGTAATTTCGCACCTGTAATATTCTTTCCATTCCAAGCATCAAAGGGTTCTAATAATTGCAAACGATCTGAAGTTTCACTAACAACGATTTTGACCCCTGAACCATCAGCGGCAGGAGCCTGGAATCCAGCATCCTCAACATCAAATCCTCTTTTTGGCAATTCATCCCCAAATGGCGCTTTTAATTTAACTTCTTCCCCTTTATCATTCAACAACGTATCGGTTAATGGATTAAAATCCAATCTCCCTGAAATAGCTAAAGCAGCCACCATTTCTGGCGAAGTCACAAAAGCATGTGTATTTGGGTTACCATCCGCCCTTTTTGAAAAATTTCGGTTAAAGGAATGCACAATGGTGTTTTTCTCTTGTTTATCGGCACCTGCTCTATCCCATTGTCCAATACATGGTCCACAAGCATTGGTAAACACTTTGGTTCCCATTTTTTCAAAAGCAGCAATCATTCCGTCTCTTTCGATGGTGTATCGAATTTGCTCAGACCCTGGATTAACACCAAATTCCGCTTTGGGAGAAATACCATGTTCCACAGCTTGATTCACAATCGATACTGCACGAGCCATATCTTCATAAGAGGAGTTCGTACAAGAACCAATTAATCCCCATTCTACTTTTATTGGCCAGCCGTTTGCTTTTGCCTCTTCTTTCATTTTAGAAACTGGAGTCCCTCTATCTGGAGTAAAAGGGCCATTGATATGAGGCTCTAACTCTGAAAGATTAATTTCAATTACTTGATCAAAGTATTTTTCTGGATTTGCATACACTTCAGCATCACCTGTTAAGTAATCCGCTACTTTATCAGCTGCATCCACCACATCTTGACGATCTGTTGCAGTCAAATATCGTCTCATGGAATCATCGTATCCAAAAGTAGAAGTAGTCGCACCAATTTCTGCACCCATATTACAAATGGTTCCCTTACCAGTACAAGACATATTAGTTGCACCTTCACCAAAGTATTCAACGACAGCTCCTGTTCCTCCTTTTACAGTTAGAATATCAGCTACTTTTAAAATTACATCTTTAGGCGAAGTCCAACCAGATAATTTCCCCGTTAATTTCACCCCTATTAATTTAGGGAATTTTAACTCCCATGACATTCCTGACATAACATCTACAGCGTCAGCTCCACCTACACCAATTGCCAACATCCCTAATCCTCCTGCATTTACAGTATGTGAATCCGTTCCAATCATCATTCCACCTGGAAATGCATAATTTTCAAGCACGATTTGATGAATAATTCCCGAACCTGGTTTCCAAAAACCGATACCATATTTATCCGAAACCGAAGATAAAAAATCAAAAACCTCTTTTGATTGGTCATTTGCTAAAGCCAAATCTGGTTTTGCTCCATCTTTAGCCAAAATTAAGTGATCACAATGTACTGTTGTGGGAACAGCAACAGTTTTCTTTCCAGCATGCATAAATTGCAATAATGCCATTTGAGCCGTTGCATCTTGACATGCCACCCTATCTGGAGCAAAATCAACATAATCCACACCTCTTTTATAGGCTTCTTTTGCAACTCCGTCCCATAGGTGGCTATACAAAATTTTCTCTGTCAAAGTAAGGGGACGACCAACAATTTCTCGTGCTGCATCAACACGACTAGTCATGTTGGCATACACTTTTTTAATCATTTCGATATCAAATGCCATAAGATTTATATTTTTGGGTTATTCCTATTTTAAACATTACAAGATACAAAAAAATGAGCTATAAAAAAAGCCTGAGTTTATGGCTCAGGCTTTTGAATTATATTAAAATAATCAAATGATTATCCAACTAACTGTTTATGTGAAGGCGAGAACTTAGTCAAGCTGATTCCATCAACTGCAGCAATATACTCCTCAATAGTAGGAGTTCTACCAAGAATTGTTGACAATACTACAACAGGTGTCGAAGAAAGTAAAGATTCTCCTTTTTTACCTTCAGCATCCTCTACAACTCTTCCTTGGAAAAGACGAGTAGATGTTGCCATTACCGTATCACCTTTTGCAGCTTTTTCTTGGTTACCCATACAAAGGTTACAACCTGGACGCTCTAGGTATAACATTTTTTCGTAAGATACACGAGCTGCGGCTTTAGGAGCGTTGTCATCAAATTCGAAACCAGAATATTTTTGCAATACTTCCCAGTCACCTTCAGCCTTAAGTTCATCTACAATATTATAAGTAGGAGGCGCTACTACAAGAGGAGCTTTAAATTCTACCTTACCTTGTTGACGCTCTATATTCTTAAGCATTTGAGCAAGGATTTTCATATCTCCTTTATGAACCATACATGACCCAATGAAACCTAAATCTACTTTTTTATCTCCACCATAGAAAGATAATGGACGGATAGTATCATGAGTGTATCGTTTAGAAACATCAGCATTATTTACATCTGGATCTGCAATCATTGGCTCAGCAATCACATCAAGATCTACAACTACTTCAGCAAAATATTTAGCATCTGCATCTGGAGCCAGTGCTGGTTTCACACCAGTTTTGATTTCTTCAATTCTTTTATCAGCAATAGCAATTAAGCCTTTAAGAACCTGTTTCGCATTATCCATTCCTTTATCAATCATAATTTGGATTCTGCTTTTTGCTATTTCTAATGATTCAATCAAAGTAGCATCCTCAGAAATACAGATAGAAGCTTTTGCTTTCATCTCTGCAGTCCAATCTGTAAAAGTAAAGGCCTGGTCAGCAGTAAGAGTACCAATATGTACTTCAATAACTCTACCTTGGAAAACATTATCTCCTTTAAATTGGTGTAGCATCTGTGCTTGTGTAGCATGAACCACATCACGGAAATCCATATAAGGTTTCATTTCACCTTTGAAAGTAACTTTTACCGATTGAGGAATTGGCATTGTAGCCTCACCAGTAGCTAATGCCAAAGCAACAGTTCCTGAATCAGCTCCAAAAGCTACACCTTTAGACATTCTTGTATGAGAGTCACCACCAATAATGATAGCCCAATCATCAACAGTAATATCATTCAATACTTTGTGAATTACATCGGTCATAGCTGGATAATTCCCTTTAGGATCACGAGCTGTAATCAAACCGAAGTCATTCATAAACTTCATTAATCTTGGGATATTAGCTTTAGATTTGTTATCCCAAACTGAAGCAGTATGACAACCTGATTGGTAAGCACCGTCAACAATTGGCGAAATCACAGTTGCAGCCATAGACTCCAATTCCTGAGACGTCATTAAACCAGTTGTATCTTGAGAACCAACAATATTAACTTCTACACGTACATCTGAACCTGCATGTAACACTTTACCTGGAGTAGTTCCTACAGCATTTTTATTGAATATTTTCTCAACAGCCGTAAGTCCCTGCCCTTCAATAGAAACTTCTTTTGATGGAGCATATACTTGAGGAATCTCAATGTTTAAAGTTTTACAAGCAAATGTTTGTAATTTTTTACCAAAAACGATAGCGTATGATCCACCCGCTTTGATAAATTCAACTTTTTGAGGAGTTAAAGAAGCAGAGATATCAATTAACTCTTTATCTCCGTTATATAATTTCTTTGTTTTTGTATTGATAGTAAGAACAGTTCCTGTTGCTACAGAGTATACTTCTTCCAAAACAGGATCTCCTGCTTCGTCAACAACAACATTTCCTTCTGCATCTAACTTTTTAACCCAGTTTTTAAGGTCAATTCCGATTCCACCTGTAACACCAACAGTAGTTAAGAAAATTGGTGAAATACCATTAGTACCCGCGATGATTGGAGCGATATTGATAAACGGAACATAAGGACTTGCTTGTTTTCCTGTCCATAACGCCACGTTATTTACACCTGACATTCTTGATGAACCAACACCCATTGTTCCTTTTTCAGCGATTAACATCACACTCTTATCAGGATGCGCCTCACTCAAAGTTTTAATTTCATCCTGTGCTTGTGCAGAAATCAAACATTTTCCATGTAACTCACGGTCAGATCTTGAGTGCGCTTGATTTCCTGGAGAAAGTAAATCTGTTGAGATATCTCCTTCACCAGCAATATAAGTAACCACCTTAATTTCTTCTGGAATATCAGATAATTTTGTAAAAAACTCAGCTTTAGCATAGCTTTCTAAAATGTCCTTAGCGATAGTATTACCGTTTTTGAATGCTACTTCTAAACGTTCTGTATCTGCTTCATAAAGATACACTTGAGTTTTTAACACTTCAGCCGCCTCTTTTGCGATAGCAACATCAGATCCTAAAGCCAAATCAAGCAATACTTCAATAGAAGTACCACCTTTCATATGTGATAACAACTCTAAAGCAAAAGCAGGTGTAATTTCAGCAACAACTGATTCCCCTAAAATGATTTCCTTCAAAAATTTAGCTTTCACACCAGCAGCAGGAGTAGTACCAGGCACAACATTATAAATAAAGAAGTTTAGAGAATCAGCTCTATACTCATTATTCAAATCTTTAATTTGCGAAATGATTTCGCTTAGCAATTCAGCACCATCAATTGGCTTAGGGTTCAAACCTTGGCTTTTTCTTTCTTCAATCTCTTGGATGTAATCCTGATAAGTATTCATAATAGAGTATTTTCAATGTTAATGGCAAAATCTTTTGATCATTTCAACCTCAAATGCCATAATATCTAGGTCGTTTTTATTTATTTGAGATGCAAATTTAGGTATTTAAGCTGAGATTTAAAAAAATTTAATAGAAGTGATTTTTTGATAAAAAAAATATTGAAAAATAACAAATTTGACTGTTTAAAATTATCAATAAACCTCGTATTTATCAAAAAAAATAAAGAATCAATAATCAGGCGTCTTTTTTCTAACAAACTAGAAATAGAATGTTATGACATATAACACTCAAAATAGCCTTTTTCAATATTTTACAACTAAAACGATATCGTATTTACAACAAAAAACAGGAAGACAAAAAAACTCCGATTGTTAAATCGGAGCTTAGTGTATTACTATATCAAAACTAATCTATTTAATTAGACTAATTTACCAATAATCATTTCCTCGGTGATACCTTCAGCATCAGCCTTATAATTCTTAATAATTCGGTGTCTCAAAATCCCAACAGCTACTGCTTTGACATCTTCAATATCAGGTGAAAATTTACCATGAAAAGCGGCATGTGCCTTGGCGGCTAAAATCAAATTCTGGGAAGCTCTTGGTCCTGCACCCCAATCCAAATAAGTTTTAACAAAAGCATCTGACAACTGACTATTAGGTCTAGTCTTGCCTACCAAAGTGACTGCATACTCTATGACATTATCGGCTACAGGAATCCTGCGAATCAAATGCTGAAAATCAATAATTTCTTGAGCGTTGAACAATGGCAAAATGGTATTCACAGCATCAGAAGTTGTTCGTTTCACCACCTCTACTTCTTCATCAAAAGAAGGATATTCTAATTTAATAGCAAACATAAAACGGTCCAATTGTGCTTCTGGCAAAGGATAAGTTCCCTCCTGCTCAATTGGGTTTTGAGTCGCTAAAACAAAATACGGTAAGGATAATTTATAATTAGCTCCCGCAATGGTTACGGAGCGTTCTTGCATAGCTTCAAGTAAAGCCGCTTGTGTTTTAGGTGGCGTTCTATTGATTTCATCAGCCAAAACAATATTCGAAAAAACTGGGCCTTTGATAAACTTAAATTGACGGCTTTCGTCTAAGATTTCACTTCCTAAAATATCAGAAGGCATTAAATCAGGGGTAAACTGAATTCTTTTAAAATCCAATCCCAAAGCTTGCGAAAGAGTATTCACTAATAAAGTTTTCGCCAATCCAGGAACACCAACCAATAATGCATGTCCGCCAGAAAAAATAGAAATCAGTATTTGGTCTACAACTTCATCTTGACCTACAATGACTTTGGCGATTTCTTTTTTAAGTTCCTTACGTTTTTGAACCAAATTTTGTATTGCGGCTACGTCTGACATTTTTGAATCAATTTTATATTAAAAAAGAGCTCGTTTTTGGGTTCAAACCACGAATTATATTTTTTTCTACCACAAATTACACTAATTAACACAAATCAATATCTGAAATTTCAATTACACTAATTGAAATAGAAACTTTAGTTAATTTGAATAAAAAAATTACGTGACTATTTCATATATATTAGTGAAATTAACACAACAATTAAATTAGTGCTAATTTGTATAATTTGTGGTTATACTTTTTCTTAAAATTATTTTTTCAACCAGTTGTTTGTGAATTCACAATCTCTATATTCACCTAGTATTTTAACATAGGTTTCTTTGATTTTTTCATCAAACCATTTTCCGATAGCTTGAATTTGCTTTTCCTTCAAAGCCAAATCTTTAATTTTAATATAGTCTTTTGCATAATCTGCTGTATGCTCGTTTATTCTGTTGGTAACATTAATCAACTTATATCTTTTCTTCCCTTGCTTTTCTTCGTCTAAAATAGGTTGCGAAATCTCATTGTCCTTCAAGTTCGAAACCTGACTGTACAACACTGGATCCATTTTAGTCAATTCAAAACGAGTATCTTGCGTTTTAGGATTAATCAAAGTTCCACCATTAGCTCTAGTTTCTTTTTCATCAGACATTGTTCTGGCAGCATCAGCAAAACTGATTTCCTTATCCAATATTCTTTTTCGAATCAAACTAATCTTATCCTTTGCTTCTTTCAATGAAGCAGCTGTTTCCTTTGGGGCTAGTAATATATGACGTAAATCCAACTCCTGACCTTTAATTTTTTCTATATAAATAATATGAAAACCAAACTCCGTTTCAAATGGTGCTGATATCTCGCCTTCTTTCAAAGCAAAAGCAACATCTTTAAACTCTTTTACAAAAGGTGTTTTACGATTCATTTTATAAAATCCACCGCTAGCTCTTGAACCCGGATCTTCAGAATACAAAACAGCTTTTGTAGCAAAACTAGAACTACCCGATTCTATTTCCTTTTTAAATTCATTCAATTTTTCAATTACCTTTTTCTTATCTGCCTCAGAAACCTTAGGTGTAACCACAATTTGTGCTACTTCCATTTCAGCACCAAACATTGGCAATTCGTCTTTTGGTATTTTCTTAAAGAAATTACGAACTTCCTCAGGCGTAATTTCTACCCCATCTACAATCTTCTTTTGCATTTCAGAAGTCAATTTATTCTCCTTCAAAATATCAAAGAAATAGGTTTTAAATTCTTCTTCTGAATCTTTTTTATAGTATTGAACTACTTTTTCAATAGAACCAATTTGTTCAACCATATAATTCAAACGCTCCTCCATCATCCCTTTCACTTCCGCATCAGTCACTTTGATACTATCCTGAACCGCTTGATGAGCGTATAGTTTATCCTCTAGCAATTTTCCTAACATTTGACATCTTGTGATATCTTTCACTGATGCTCCTTGACTTGACAACTCCAAAAATGATTTATCAATATCCGAATCCAAAATAATATAATCCCCAACCGTAGCTATAATACCATCGATTTTTTGCCTTCCTTTATTTTCAGTTTTTTGAACCACAGGCTCAACGTCCTTAATTATTTCTTGCGCACTCATTCCAAGACCACACAACAACATCAAGAAAAACAAAAAGGCTATTTTAGTATGTACAAATTTCATTCGGAGTATTTTAATTGGCATATTATATTTTTAAAGGGTGCGAAACCAAACTATTGCCTTCGCTTTTTTCGTCACACTCCCTATCGCGTCCAAATATACGTGATAAGTTGCAGTAAATAAAAATTTATAGACTGGCTAAATGTTTAAAACGAACAAAAATAACAATTCATCTACATATTACAAGTTTAGCCCTTACTATTAACAAAATATTATCTACGGAAATTATTTTGGGGATGCCCCGCTAAAAAAAAGCGTTAGAACACGGATGAAACGGATTAGCTAAAGCTAAAAAACGGATAAAAACAGATTTTACTTTACTACTTATCGTTTAATAACGGCTCATGGTTATTATTCCACAAAGATGCACAAAGAAAAAGCACAGAGACTCGCAAAGAGTACCACAAAATTTTAGAGTAACCGTAACCCCAATCTTGTCATTCCGCAGGAATCTCCGCAAGTAGCTCGACAAGGTTTTAAAGTTTATTATTGATTTACCATTATTAGAAATAGATATTTAAAAGCCTAGAAAAACAATTATATGATGGATAAAAATCTAAAGTTCAGTTATGCAAGTAAGCCGCGTTGCAAACGCTACGACTTTTTTTTCAAATGTAAGTAGGTACTCGTCGCAGACGAGCACCAGTGGGAAGTTCTCTCTGCCGAAGATAATGTTTCTTCGTGAAAGCAAAACGTTCTGTAACCGTAATCTCCGCGATTGCGGTTACAGGCTGTTAGCGGCAGTACTAACGTCTGCTTAACCATTCTTCAAGTTTAGTATAATATGAATAACCATCTTCATCTGTTGGTGAGATTACATAATACCCGCCATCAAAATATCCACCTATTTTTCTCGATATAGTATTTGATTGGATTGATTCAATTCTCGGGTAGATTTGTAAATACTCACTTCCAGAAAAAGAATCACCGTCATTTCTAATTGGAAAAATTGCGATATTTCGATCATATCTTTTGGCATCACCGTAGCCAAGTTCCCAATTGCACCACTTAGATGCTATGGCCGATTCAGTAGCTAATAAAATAAATTTATCACATTCATCGATTTTGTCTTTTATACGTTTTGCTGTTTTGCCTGAAGTGTTTTTTGGCATTCCAGTATCTAACCAGTCAACATAAATGTTGACTCCAAATCTCTTTAAAAAGGAAACAGCGCTATCGAGTTCAGCTAATTCATCATGTTTGTGTGAAAGAAAAATAGTTGTTTTTCCCGCACTTGTTTCTTTTTTGAATTCTGATAAACTGTCAGTTATAGACTTAGAAAATGTTCTAGTTTTGTTTCGATTTTCTAGAAGTGTAGATTTACTAATGACACTCATCTTTAATAATTTGATCTAATTTTAATTGCTTCTTCAATCCAATTTTCAATATTATTCCAAATGTAATTGTATGTGTCTTTACTGTCATAATAAGGTGAATCGTAGCATTTAACAATGTTTGATAAACTTTTTCCATCCACATTGAAACCAGAGAATGGATTTGATCCTTTGCTTGATTGATAGCCATTTATATCTTTTAATTTATGGATATAAATGCCAAGTAATGCTCTTCCGTCATTCCATGCTTTTTTGATTTCATAATCAATCCATTTTCTGCCAGCAGTTTCGCTACCTACTAAAACTATCACACATGATTTTCCATACATATTGTTATCAATCCATGTTTCAATTGCTTTGTTACCACCTCTTGTAACTTCTTCCCAATTGTTTGTAGTTGCAATAGGATTACCTTCAATTTGCCCCATATTTCTAACTTGTGAAGCTCTCCAATTATCAGGTGCATAATGAAAACTTGTAAATACTTTTCTCGCCATATTTATTGTTTTTTTAATTCTTTCAATAATTTTTCTAAAATAACTAATGCTTCTTCGAAAGAAGTTGAAGAAGTTGCCAGTATTTCTAAAAAGGACATAACTTTATCCGGCTTGTCGTAATATTTTTCTGGCTCTTTAGATATAATATTATATATTTCCAATGCTGCGTAGCCAGTCAATCCAATAGGAATACATATACAATTTTGTTCATGTGATATTTCGAATTCTCTAATTACCCCATTGGCAATTTCATTTTTACCAGATACATCTTTGTTGCCAAAAACAAATACTGAAATACCGCATTTTGAAATCATATTTTGCCTATACTCTTCCCACATTTCAAATAATTTTTTACCTCCGGTTTCAAACTGTGGAAAAGGTTTCATAATTAATTGAGATTCAGAATATCTTTTTGGATTTGAAAATATTGCTTCTAATGATCCATTTATTACAGAGCTTCCGATTCCCCAGCCAAAACCATTGACAATTCTATAATCATGTTCTATTACCTTTTTTGATATATTATGAATGAACCCTAGGGATTGATTCCTGTCGAATGGAGAATAAGTTTCAGCACTACCAGATATAAAAATCGTTTGCTTCTTGTAGCGTTTTTCAATTTCTTTGAGTACTTCTGTTATTTCACTATAACTATCTATCCTGAGTGCTTTTATGCCATATCGTTTTAAATCATTTATAATTAAATTTTGCTTTCGGACATTGTAATCTAAACTTGCTTGATCCGATATATTGTAATCTCCAATCTGAGGAGTTTTTACAAAGCAATAGTGTTGTCTTTGCTGCTGTCTGAATCTAAAATTGAGTCTGCTAAGAACATAGTCTAAGTTAGGATCATTAAAACTAAAACCTATAAATAAAAATGTTTTGGTCGTCAATTCACCCGACAAAGCATTCACAAATGGTTCATGCGTTTGGTGATAATGTTCGTATTGTTCTTTTGTGATAATTGCATCATTAGGAAATTCTACATCTCCATGCATTTTATAAAGAACAATATCTCTTTTAGGTTTAGTATTTAAAAGCTGATTAATGTTAACTTTCAGATCGACAACCATATGTTCTTTTTCGAATGACTTCTCAATAAGTTTATCATAATTTGTTGTCCAAATTGATGATATAGGAAGTCTAGAAATTATTTTGTGGTTTTCCGTTTCTCTGACATCTTCCGTAAATTCCTCTAGAATTTTTCGATTTATTTTTGTTCTATTTTGATTCTCATTTACATGAAATTGCGCCATTGAAACTAAATCTTTTTCAACGTTAAGATCAAGTCCTAAGTCGGTAGCAATTTCACTCATTAACTCTGCCCAATTTACATAACCAGCAGGAACAGAAAGTCCAGCCCCAGCAAAAATTGCAGCAGTACCTGAATTAAGGTCTTTGACATAATCGTTTATGAATATATCAATTTCATTAGAAAATTTCATAGAGCAATGTGATTTGTTATTGTATTGTCAAAAATATAACAATATTTTTTTTTGAGTGAGAATGTTGATAAGTATTGCCGCTAACAAGTGTATAAGTCTGACAAAATCCGATTTGTCACCCAAAATAAGGGTGGGCATACCTGAAAGGCATTATACTTTATTCATTTTCAAATATATTTATTATTTCTTACATATTTAAAATACTAAATAAAAATAAAATCTTCCGTGTAAGCACTCCTCCAAAAATCGTAACTATGATAAACAAAACGTCCTTCCTAGCCCTGATCGAAGCGGCATCCTTTTTTTTTTATTTCACCCTGTCAGGGTTTAAAACCCTGACAGGGTGAAATAAAAAAAAAGATATAGCGGAGAGCAGGACGAAATGTTCTT is from Flavobacterium sp. NG2 and encodes:
- a CDS encoding SIR2 family protein, whose amino-acid sequence is MKFSNEIDIFINDYVKDLNSGTAAIFAGAGLSVPAGYVNWAELMSEIATDLGLDLNVEKDLVSMAQFHVNENQNRTKINRKILEEFTEDVRETENHKIISRLPISSIWTTNYDKLIEKSFEKEHMVVDLKVNINQLLNTKPKRDIVLYKMHGDVEFPNDAIITKEQYEHYHQTHEPFVNALSGELTTKTFLFIGFSFNDPNLDYVLSRLNFRFRQQQRQHYCFVKTPQIGDYNISDQASLDYNVRKQNLIINDLKRYGIKALRIDSYSEITEVLKEIEKRYKKQTIFISGSAETYSPFDRNQSLGFIHNISKKVIEHDYRIVNGFGWGIGSSVINGSLEAIFSNPKRYSESQLIMKPFPQFETGGKKLFEMWEEYRQNMISKCGISVFVFGNKDVSGKNEIANGVIREFEISHEQNCICIPIGLTGYAALEIYNIISKEPEKYYDKPDKVMSFLEILATSSTSFEEALVILEKLLKELKKQ